In one Drosophila pseudoobscura strain MV-25-SWS-2005 chromosome X, UCI_Dpse_MV25, whole genome shotgun sequence genomic region, the following are encoded:
- the LOC4814648 gene encoding nucleoside diphosphate-linked moiety X motif 8, with translation MVFQLYCLHHFWFRDLNIIGFPFHLNLKDKNSMSLATVHSARQRMPLLLRTPMCHLSSSATVASQRTDPQVLSPDDYAALLSPEQQERCMKKMRNLPAFPRPKSLTPNMREKLSASVLIALCQERGTDEISLLYTRRSRHLRSHSFQISFPGGKRDESDASYVDCALRETEEEIGLSRDRIQVWGEAKPLYLPRTSAIVPVVGFVPDFHMSELRLNWEEVEEVFSIPLNALMAPKAARHTQFRSGYSGPVFVVDHYRIWGITGYLTHVFLHCLLPPSLLPESLKTNIKFVRPFKIPPKPGHHHSDPSMAS, from the exons ATGGTTTTTCAGCTATATTGTTTACATCATTTTTGGTTTCGCGATTTGAATATTATTGGGTTTCCATTCCATCTTAATTTGAAAGACAAAAACAGCATGTCGTTGGCCACTGTACACTCGGCGCGCCAGCGGATGCCACTTCTGCTGAGGACACCAATGTGCCACCTTAGCTCCTCCGCGACTGTTGCCTCCCAACGAACAGATCCGCAGGTGTTGAGCCCCGACGACTATGCGGCCCTTCTGTCGCCAGAGCAACAAGAGCGATGCATGAAGAAGATGCGCAATCTGCCGGCCTTTCCCCGACCAAAATCCTTGACACCCAATATGCGCGAAAAGCTGTCGGCCTCCGTGCTCATAGCTCTTTGCCAGGAACGGGGCAC CGACGAGATCTCGCTGCTTTATACACGCCGCTCCCGGCACTTGCGTAGTCACAGCTTCCAGATCTCCTTTCCGGGCGGTAAGCGGGACGAGAGCGACGCGAGCTATGTGGACTGTGCCCTGCGCGAGACTGAAGAGGAAATTGGGCTCTCTCGCGATCGCATTCAGGTGTGGGGGGAGGCAAAGCCCCTATATTTGCCCCGAACCTCTGCCATTGTGCCTGTGGTCGGCTTTGTGCCCGACTTTCACATGTCGGAGCTGCGTCTGAACTGGGAAGAGGTGGAGGAAGTATTCAGCATACCGCTGAACGCATTGATGGCACCCAAGGCAGCGCGGCACACGCAATTTCGTAGCGGCTACAGTGGCCCCGTCTTCGTGGTTGATCACTACCGCATCTGGGGCATCACTGGCTACCTGACCCACGTCTTCCTGCACTGTCTGCTGCCCCCGAGCCTGCTGCCCGAGTCCCTCAAGACGAATATCAAATTTGTGCGTCCCTTCAAAATTCCACCAAAACCAGGGCATCATCATTCGGACCCATCAATGGCTAGCTAG